A genomic window from Nicotiana sylvestris chromosome 11, ASM39365v2, whole genome shotgun sequence includes:
- the LOC138881530 gene encoding uncharacterized protein produces MSCGRPAKRPHLKDFAESSQEQWNWLAKERGYRAEIGELKQQVESLKFDNSMQVAADRGETNRLAQENEELRAQIQKLRMAPDKQPRSRSDEQLIKVLKNEVREWRDGLEKSENVMAELKEQWGTRADNRRRYLNQLKCDHEKTVANMKRKVATLEGKAVKQAEDFQIESRHCYDLLAQIEVEVQQLKNQHMQDSQALKTCSDQIKRLLIEKKQARDRIRAISRAIFRRCRACEDMTHATFVSAVLIYVKRTMNELEQLKRDLEPRPAARPNDAPRAPIFEALEYA; encoded by the coding sequence atgTCCTGTGGgagaccagctaaaagacctcatctcaaagatttcgctgagtcatcccaggagcaatggaactggttagcaaaggaaagggGTTATCGGGCGGAGATCGGTGAGTTGAAGCAACAGGTTGaaagtctgaaattcgataatagTATGCAAGTTGCTGCGGATCGAGGCGAAACGaatagattggcccaagaaaatgaagaacttagggcccaaatccaaaaattgagaatggctcctgataaacaaccaaggagtcgatcagatgagcagttgataaaagtgctgaaaaatgaagtcagagaatggcgggatggTTTAGAAAAGTCTGAGaacgtcatggcagagctcaaagaacagtggggtacaagagcagataatcgtcgccgatacttgaatcaattgaaatgcgaccacgagaaaactgttgccaataTGAAGAGAAAGGTGGCTACACTTGAgggtaaagcagttaagcaggctgaggatttccaaattgagagcagacactgttacgacttgttggcccaaatagaggtagaagtgcagcaactgaagaatcagcatatgcaggattctcaggcGTTAAAgacatgcagtgatcagataaaacgcctgcttatagaaaagaagcaagcaagggacaggattagagccatttcCCGCGCCATTTTTAGAAGATGTCGCgcttgtgaagacatgacccatgctacttttgtctcagcagtgcTAATCTATGTGAAACggaccatgaatgaattagagcaactcaaaagggatttggaacctaggcccgcggcgaggccgaacgatgccccgcgggcacccatatTTGAAGCTTTAGAGTATGCGTAG